DNA from Streptomyces sp. Edi4:
TTCAGCTCGGGAGCGCTCTCACAACTCGCCGTGCCGCTCGTCGCGACGGGCACGACCACCGGGTCGGCGGCCCGGTCCACCAGCTGTTTGACCTTGCCGGAGAGCTGGTCGGTGTGCTGTACGGAGGTGTAGGTGCCGCCGGTGGCCTCGGCGATGCAGGTGAGCTGCTGGCGGGTCTTGGCGTCCGGGATCAGACCGAGCGTGTCGATGGTCAGATGGATGCCCTGGGCCGCGATGTCGCGGGCCACCTCGCAGGGGTCGAGCGGCTGGCAGGTGTCCTCGCCGTCGGTGATCAGCACGATCCGGCGGGTGGAGTCACCGCCCTTGAGGTCGTCGGCGGCGCCTTGCAGGGCCGGCCCGATGGGCGTCCAGCCGGTGGGCGCGAGGGTGGCGACGGCGGTCTTGGCCTCGGTACGGTTCAACGGGCCGACCGGGTAGAGGGCGCGGGTGTCCTTGCAGCCCACCTTGCGGTCCTCGCCGGGATAGGTGGCGCCGAGGGTGCGTATGCCGAGCTGGACCTCCGGCGGCACCGCGTCGAGGACTTCGTTGAACGCCTGCTTGGCGGCGGCCATACGCGTCTTGCCGTCGATGTCCGCGGTCCGCATCGAACCGGAGACGTCGAGGACCAGGTCGACCTTGGGCCCGGGCTGCGTGGCGGGCTGCCCGTCGGGGCCCTGGGCGGCGAAGGCCTGGGCGGTGCCGACGGCCGGGAGAATGCCGGTGGCGAAAGTGGCGGCCAGCGCGCACACTCCGGCCGCCAGCCGTTTTCTGGTGATCATCGCCGGATCCTATGGAAGTTCGATACGTGCCCCAAATCGCGGTGTCACGCGAGCCCTTGG
Protein-coding regions in this window:
- a CDS encoding VWA domain-containing protein; the encoded protein is MITRKRLAAGVCALAATFATGILPAVGTAQAFAAQGPDGQPATQPGPKVDLVLDVSGSMRTADIDGKTRMAAAKQAFNEVLDAVPPEVQLGIRTLGATYPGEDRKVGCKDTRALYPVGPLNRTEAKTAVATLAPTGWTPIGPALQGAADDLKGGDSTRRIVLITDGEDTCQPLDPCEVARDIAAQGIHLTIDTLGLIPDAKTRQQLTCIAEATGGTYTSVQHTDQLSGKVKQLVDRAADPVVVPVATSGTASCESAPELKPGLYTDREKFAEHRSYKVNVLPGQELRASASIGMDRPANPDYGILLRAVTAHGREIVRGSEAGDGRTDLISTGLRYPKASADDSDDKSTPESVCLQVSNSFSAAPGVKTDPGLPVELAIDVVDGPEHASDVASFGLGRGWWLLGALALTGLVAGLVWGWISRWRIAVWRTN